A single Flavobacterium sp. 1 DNA region contains:
- a CDS encoding pyridoxamine 5'-phosphate oxidase family protein, with protein MAKNFAEIAFSNAVKALQEKHGSRKGYERMEKFNIIDGLSENEMGFISNRDNFYLASIGEKNFPYIQHRGGPKGFVKVLDTNTIGFIDFSGNKQYISVGNFATNNNVALIMMDYPGRARLKIFAKAEIIELKDNPELLSKLDLDEYQFRSERMMLFHIEAFDWNCPQHITQRFTEEEIQIAFEPQLQYISKLEKEIENLKNRLKESGLN; from the coding sequence ATGGCTAAAAATTTTGCAGAAATAGCATTTTCGAATGCTGTCAAAGCACTACAAGAAAAGCATGGTAGTCGAAAAGGGTATGAACGAATGGAAAAATTCAATATCATTGACGGTTTATCCGAAAATGAAATGGGTTTTATAAGCAATCGGGATAATTTCTATTTGGCATCCATTGGCGAAAAAAACTTTCCGTACATTCAGCATCGAGGCGGTCCCAAAGGTTTTGTGAAAGTCTTAGATACAAACACTATTGGTTTTATCGATTTTTCAGGAAACAAACAGTACATATCTGTTGGGAATTTTGCGACCAACAATAATGTAGCGCTAATTATGATGGATTATCCGGGAAGAGCGAGACTGAAAATTTTTGCCAAAGCCGAAATTATTGAACTCAAGGACAATCCAGAATTACTGTCTAAACTCGATTTAGATGAGTATCAGTTTCGTTCAGAACGGATGATGCTTTTTCATATTGAAGCTTTTGACTGGAATTGTCCTCAGCACATCACACAACGTTTTACTGAGGAAGAAATACAAATAGCTTTTGAACCGCAGCTTCAATACATTTCAAAGTTAGAAAAAGAAATAGAAAATCTTAAAAACAGACTAAAAGAATCTGGTTTAAACTAA
- a CDS encoding thioredoxin family protein, producing the protein MTTENNLSSITNLEYKAYFQKGINYNEYKEHMADDLAANSDVKIKEYISMNQHRMHRVEKTYVVSNKLMKEVQLLKNKTYWLVLTEHWCGDASQILPALHKIEAESEGKIEMKLVYRDQNLELMDQYLTNNGRSIPKLIQLDSNYNVTGIWGPRPEFAQNLVKVLKSDPTTADTYANQLHLWYAKDRQKSLEIEISELLAQSALLQIGALS; encoded by the coding sequence ATGACAACGGAAAATAATCTTAGCTCCATTACAAATTTAGAATACAAAGCCTACTTTCAAAAAGGAATAAATTACAATGAATACAAGGAACACATGGCAGATGATTTGGCTGCTAATTCTGATGTCAAAATAAAAGAATACATTAGCATGAATCAGCATCGTATGCATCGTGTGGAAAAAACATATGTTGTTTCAAATAAATTAATGAAAGAAGTACAACTTTTAAAAAACAAGACCTATTGGTTGGTTTTAACTGAACATTGGTGTGGTGATGCTTCGCAGATATTACCAGCATTGCATAAAATAGAGGCAGAGAGCGAAGGGAAAATTGAAATGAAATTAGTTTATAGAGATCAGAATTTGGAATTAATGGATCAGTATTTAACCAATAACGGTCGGTCAATTCCAAAATTAATTCAATTGGATTCTAATTATAATGTAACTGGTATTTGGGGGCCAAGACCGGAATTTGCGCAAAATTTAGTTAAGGTGTTAAAGTCCGATCCAACAACGGCAGACACCTACGCAAATCAGCTTCATTTGTGGTATGCAAAAGACAGACAGAAATCTTTAGAAATTGAAATATCGGAACTTTTAGCGCAATCTGCTTTATTGCAAATAGGCGCTTTATCTTAA
- a CDS encoding nuclear transport factor 2 family protein, giving the protein MEQRHPLPPFNMETALQKVQLAEDAWNSKDPERIALAYTVDTEWRNRTEFINGREAVKEFLKGKWGKELDYKLKKELWGFRENRMAVRFEYEYRNAAGQWFRAYGNENWEFDENGLMRKRFASINDLPIDEKDRKFK; this is encoded by the coding sequence ATGGAACAAAGACATCCACTTCCTCCATTTAATATGGAAACTGCTTTGCAAAAAGTACAATTGGCCGAAGATGCTTGGAATAGCAAAGACCCGGAGCGAATCGCTTTGGCATACACTGTAGATACCGAATGGCGCAACAGAACCGAATTTATTAACGGGCGTGAAGCTGTTAAAGAATTTTTAAAAGGGAAATGGGGAAAAGAACTCGACTATAAACTCAAAAAAGAATTGTGGGGTTTTCGTGAAAACCGAATGGCGGTTCGTTTTGAATATGAATATCGAAATGCGGCTGGACAATGGTTTCGCGCTTACGGAAATGAAAATTGGGAGTTTGATGAAAATGGTTTGATGCGCAAGCGTTTTGCCAGTATCAATGATTTGCCAATAGACGAAAAAGACAGAAAATTTAAATAA